From Rissa tridactyla isolate bRisTri1 chromosome 7, bRisTri1.patW.cur.20221130, whole genome shotgun sequence, a single genomic window includes:
- the NEUROD1 gene encoding neurogenic differentiation factor 1 yields the protein MTKSYSESGLMGEPQPQGPPSWTDECLSSQDEEHEVDKKEEDLEGLHAEAEEDSLRNGEEEDEEDDLDEEEEEEEEEEDDDQKPKRRGPKKKKMTKARMERFKLRRMKANARERNRMHGLNAALDNLRKVVPCYSKTQKLSKIETLRLAKNYIWALSEILRSGKSPDLVSFVQTLCKGLSQPTTNLVAGCLQLNPRTFLPEQSQEVPPHVAAAAAGGGPFPAHPYPYQSPGLPSPPYGTMDSSHLFHLKPPHAYGAALDPFFESGLAEGASPAFDGPLSPPLSVNGNFSFKHEPAADFDKSYAFTMHYPAAAAALAAAPAHAAIFPPAAAASRCEIPVDGLAPYEGHPHHERVLSAQLNAIFHD from the coding sequence ATGACCAAGTCGTACAGCGAGAGCGGGCTGATGGgcgagccccagccccaggggcccCCGAGCTGGACGGACGAGTGCCTCAGCTCCCAGGACGAGGAGCACGAGGTGGACAAGAAGGAGGAGGACCTGGAGGGTCTGCACGCCGAGGCCGAGGAGGACTCGCTGCGGAAcggcgaggaggaggacgaggaggacgactTGGacgaagaggaggaagaagaggaggaggaggaggacgacgacCAGAAGCCCAAGAGGCGGGGCcccaagaagaagaagatgaCCAAGGCGCGCATGGAGCGGTTCAAGCTGCGGCGCATGAAGGCCAACGCCCGGGAGCGCAACCGCATGCATGGCCTCAATGCGGCCCTGGACAACCTGCGGAAGGTGGTGCCCTGCTACTCTAAGACGCAGAAGCTCTCCAAGATCGAGACCCTGCGCCTGGCCAAGAACTACATCTGGGCGCTCTCCGAGATCCTGCGCTCGGGCAAGAGCCCGGACCTGGTCTCCTTCGTGCAGACCCTCTGCAAGGGCCTCTCCCAGCCCACCACCAACCTGGTGGCCGGCTGCCTGCAGCTCAACCCGCGGACTTTCCTGCCGGAGCAGAGCCAGGAGGTGCCGCCAcacgtggcggcggcggcggcggggggcggcccttTCCCGGCCCACCCCTACCCCTACCAGTCCCCGGGCCTGCCCAGCCCGCCCTACGGCACCATGGACAGCTCCCACCTCTTCCACCTCAAGCCGCCCCACGCGTACGGCGCCGCGCTCGACCCCTTCTTCGAGAGCGGCCTGGCGGAGGGCGCCAGCCCCGCCTTCGACGGGCCCCTCAGCCCGCCCCTCAGCGTCAACGGCAACTTCTCCTTCAAGCACGAACCGGCCGCCGACTTCGACAAGAGCTACGCCTTCACCATGCActaccccgccgccgccgccgcgctggccgccgcccccgcccacgccgccatcttcccgcccgccgccgccgcttcgcGCTGCGAGATCCCCGTCGACGGCCTGGCGCCCTACGAGGGTCACCCCCACCACGAGCGGGTCCTCAGCGCCCAGCTCAACGCCATCTTCCACGACTGA